Proteins encoded within one genomic window of Macrobrachium nipponense isolate FS-2020 chromosome 9, ASM1510439v2, whole genome shotgun sequence:
- the LOC135218590 gene encoding lysoplasmalogenase TMEM86B-like, with amino-acid sequence MKSSQRSAMRVPEELPLHHLVPYLLAVLASFVWFLPWEPTPWRAFLKFLPILYLIAYMGITERGKGESGKVLLALIFSAIGDAFLAYPDAWFVQGIQAFGVAQIFYTAAFGFEGIRLPMGIGLYGIGFVLLCFILPHIPTPLNVAIPIYNLLIGTMFWRALDRYALMSHIRFERRLCSVLGAVLFITSDSCIVFLQIFQLIPHIPAQIIILSTYYSAQLLLMLGSADSFWARKSELVKKETAKKNT; translated from the exons ATGAAGTCGAGCCAAAGGTCTGCAATGAGAGTCCCAGAAGAACTGCCACTACATCACCTGGTGCCGTATTTGTTGGCGGTTCTTGCATCTTTTGTGTGGTTTTTGCCCTGGGAACCGACACCATGGAGAGCTTTCCTAAAGTTCCTCCCGATTCTATATCTTATAGCCTACATGGGCATAACCGAGAGGGGGAAAGGAGAATCCGGAAAAGTTCTTTTAGCGTTGATCTTCTCTGCCATCGGTGACGCTTTCCTG GCGTACCCCGATGCATGGTTTGTGCAGGGCATTCAAGCTTTTGGGGTCGCTCAGATCTTTTACACAGCAGCTTTTGGATTCGAAGGAATCAGACTGCCAATGGGGATTGGACTCTATGGCATAGGCTTCGTTTTGCTCTGTTTTATACTGCCCCATATACCCACCCCACTCAATGTTGCCATCCCGATATACAACTTACTCATTGGCACTATGTTCTGGAGGGCTCTCGATAG GTACGCATTGATGTCCCACATCCGCTTCGAGAGGAGGCTGTGTTCGGTTCTGGGAGCTGTCCTTTTCATCACTTCGGACTCTTGCATCGTTTTCCTGCAAATATTCCAGCTTATCCCTCACATCCCAGCTCAGATCATCATCCTGTCTACATACTACTCGGCCCAGCTCCTCCTCATGCTTGGCTCAGCTGACAGTTTCTGGGCCAGAAAAAGCGAGCTAGTCAAGAAGGAAActgcaaagaaaaatacataa